The following are from one region of the Azospirillum sp. B510 genome:
- a CDS encoding FecCD family ABC transporter permease, which produces MASRPPSVLSSPAMLTAFLLLTSALLGVWGLLLGSRPLRPDALLPVLLHPNDAIDSILVWTLRLPRSLCAFVGGVGLAVSGLLLQILTRNPLAGPGLTGVTSGAVTAILLCFVLLPGFSSAYYPLVGLVGGLSAAAATAWIARGGGGGGGPMRLALGGISVALFLGAVTTYLILLSGPQSTSLFFWLSGGFQGGSWPQLLAMTPWVAIGLVGALACLRVVALFTLSEQAAAGMGLNLALWKPVLLLLAVLPVAGVAPVAGHVAFVGLAAPHIARLLKPPGPGWLIGLTAALGGTMVVAADLVARTIVLPREIPVSIVAALIGGPVFLHLVRRHRFSSGTGV; this is translated from the coding sequence ATGGCGAGCCGCCCGCCGTCCGTCCTGTCGTCGCCCGCCATGCTGACGGCCTTCCTGCTGCTGACGTCGGCGCTGCTCGGCGTCTGGGGGTTGCTGCTTGGCAGCCGGCCCCTGCGGCCCGACGCGCTGCTGCCGGTCCTGCTCCACCCGAACGACGCCATCGACTCCATCCTGGTGTGGACCCTGCGGCTGCCGCGCAGCCTGTGCGCCTTCGTCGGCGGGGTCGGGCTGGCGGTGTCCGGCCTGCTGCTGCAAATCCTGACGCGCAATCCGCTGGCCGGGCCGGGGCTGACCGGTGTCACCTCGGGTGCTGTGACCGCCATCCTGCTGTGCTTCGTGCTGCTGCCCGGCTTCTCCTCGGCCTATTACCCGCTGGTCGGGCTGGTGGGCGGGCTTTCCGCCGCCGCAGCGACCGCCTGGATCGCGCGGGGCGGCGGCGGGGGTGGCGGCCCGATGCGCCTGGCGCTGGGCGGCATCAGCGTGGCGCTGTTCCTGGGTGCCGTCACCACCTATCTGATCCTGCTCAGCGGCCCGCAATCGACCTCGCTGTTCTTCTGGCTGTCCGGCGGTTTCCAAGGCGGATCCTGGCCGCAGTTGCTGGCGATGACGCCCTGGGTCGCCATTGGGCTTGTCGGCGCGCTCGCCTGCCTGCGCGTCGTCGCCCTGTTCACGCTCAGCGAGCAGGCCGCCGCCGGGATGGGCCTGAACCTCGCCCTGTGGAAGCCGGTCCTGCTGCTGCTGGCGGTTCTGCCGGTCGCCGGGGTCGCCCCGGTCGCCGGGCATGTCGCCTTCGTCGGACTGGCGGCACCCCACATCGCCCGGCTGCTGAAGCCCCCCGGTCCCGGCTGGCTGATCGGGCTGACCGCCGCCCTGGGCGGCACCATGGTGGTGGCCGCCGATCTGGTGGCGCGCACCATCGTCCTGCCGCGGGAAATCCCGGTCAGCATCGTCGCGGCGCTGATCGGCGGACCGGTCTTCCTCCATCTGGTCCGCCGCCACCGCTTCTCCTCCGGGACCGGGGTCTGA
- a CDS encoding flagellar hook-basal body complex protein FliE — MIEMSVGRVAAAYAANRSPIASGVAEAQAATSPLSAAGRTDAVAAGAESDFGGFLDKSISQAVDTLKESERVSLAAVSGKASAQDVVRSVLAAEMTVQSVVAIRDKMVQAYQEIMRIAV; from the coding sequence ATGATCGAGATGTCCGTCGGCCGCGTCGCCGCCGCCTATGCCGCCAACCGCAGCCCCATCGCCAGCGGCGTCGCCGAGGCCCAGGCGGCGACCTCGCCGCTCTCCGCCGCCGGGCGGACCGACGCGGTGGCGGCCGGCGCTGAGAGCGACTTCGGCGGCTTCCTCGACAAGTCGATCTCCCAGGCGGTCGATACGCTGAAGGAGAGCGAACGCGTGTCGCTCGCCGCCGTGTCGGGCAAGGCCAGCGCCCAGGATGTGGTGCGCTCCGTCCTCGCCGCCGAGATGACGGTGCAGAGCGTCGTCGCCATCCGCGACAAGATGGTCCAGGCCTATCAGGAAATCATGCGCATCGCGGTGTGA
- a CDS encoding FecCD family ABC transporter permease: MGGCLLAVALSLPLAVLLGVADIPLSDSLATLSGGGSAMARSILLDFRLPRVATGVLAGINFAVAGLLLQRITRNPLADPSILGISQGATLAVAVFLLASVYSHAPGGNTLPELPVAWLPAVGMLGGLGAAALVHLLALRHDLGPMRITLCGVAIGALLHALAMGIIAGWGSTRIEILLEWLAGSLYARSWEHAAFLTPFTLAGLALLPAILRPLDLLSLDAAVAQSFGLSYRRHFTLVLCLACGLAASAVGAVGPIAFVGLLTPHLARHMVGRRQRLLLPVTILLGAVVVTAGDLAGRLVGGPDEIPIGVVTALLGVPVLIVLLRKTP, translated from the coding sequence ATGGGCGGCTGCCTGCTGGCGGTCGCCCTGTCGCTGCCGCTGGCGGTCCTGCTGGGCGTCGCCGACATTCCGCTGTCCGACAGCCTCGCCACGCTGAGTGGCGGGGGCAGCGCCATGGCGCGCTCCATCCTGCTCGATTTCCGCCTGCCGCGCGTCGCCACCGGCGTCCTTGCCGGAATCAATTTCGCCGTCGCCGGCCTGCTGCTGCAACGGATCACCCGCAATCCGCTGGCCGATCCGTCGATCCTGGGCATTTCGCAGGGGGCCACCCTGGCGGTGGCGGTCTTCCTGCTGGCCAGCGTCTACAGCCATGCGCCGGGCGGCAACACCCTGCCGGAACTGCCGGTCGCCTGGCTGCCGGCGGTCGGCATGCTGGGCGGGCTGGGGGCCGCGGCGCTGGTCCATCTTCTGGCGCTGCGCCATGATCTCGGCCCGATGCGCATCACCCTGTGCGGGGTCGCCATCGGCGCGCTGCTGCACGCGCTGGCGATGGGCATCATCGCCGGCTGGGGCTCCACCCGGATCGAAATCCTGCTGGAATGGCTGGCGGGCAGCCTCTATGCCCGCAGTTGGGAGCATGCCGCCTTCCTCACCCCCTTCACGCTGGCCGGGCTGGCGTTGCTGCCGGCGATCCTGCGCCCGCTCGACCTGTTGAGCCTCGACGCCGCCGTCGCCCAATCCTTCGGTCTGTCCTACCGTCGGCACTTCACGCTGGTTCTTTGCCTGGCCTGCGGCCTTGCCGCCAGCGCGGTGGGGGCGGTCGGGCCGATCGCCTTCGTCGGGTTGCTGACGCCGCATCTGGCCCGCCATATGGTGGGGCGGCGGCAGCGGCTTCTACTGCCGGTGACGATCCTGCTGGGGGCGGTGGTGGTCACCGCCGGGGATCTGGCCGGACGGCTGGTCGGTGGTCCCGACGAGATTCCCATCGGCGTGGTCACCGCCCTGCTGGGCGTTCCCGTCCTGATCGTCCTGCTTCGGAAAACTCCCTGA
- a CDS encoding PLP-dependent aminotransferase family protein has protein sequence METGGRDGGATRTGAVMAAIRAKMAAGALAPGDRLPSIRRLAGTMGVSPSTVVEAYDRLAAEGLIRARRGSGFYAVGGGLPAAALVPAGPQRDRAIDPFWVSRQSLDAAASVLKPGCGWLPEDWMPVPALRRGLRSLARAADALLVDYGGTRGSPALCRLLLGRFAEEGIEASPDHLLLTGSGTQSADLVCRLLLRPGDTVLIDDPCYFNFQALLRVHRVRVVGVPYTPSGPDPAAFAAVLAAERPRLYLTNSALHNPTGASLSPQTAHRVLSLAAAHDLIIVEDDIFADFEPEPSPCLAVLDGFDRVVRIGSFSKTLSASVRCGYIAARADWIEALLDLQVAIGFGGPSPLAAELIAGVLAEGAYRRHMAGLRHRLERARRETANRLAPLGIQPWLMPRGGFYLWCRLPDGVDSADLARAAVAEDIVLAPGNVFSLSRSAGNFLRFNVTQSGDPRVIDLLRRSLPTTA, from the coding sequence ATGGAGACCGGCGGGAGGGATGGCGGGGCGACGCGCACCGGTGCGGTGATGGCGGCCATCCGGGCGAAGATGGCGGCCGGCGCCCTGGCCCCCGGCGACCGCCTGCCGTCGATCCGCCGCCTGGCTGGAACCATGGGGGTGTCGCCATCCACGGTGGTGGAGGCCTATGACCGCCTTGCCGCCGAGGGGCTGATCCGGGCCCGGCGGGGATCGGGCTTCTACGCGGTCGGCGGCGGCCTGCCGGCTGCGGCACTGGTTCCGGCCGGGCCGCAGCGCGACCGGGCGATCGACCCCTTCTGGGTGTCGCGCCAGTCGCTCGACGCCGCCGCGTCCGTTTTGAAGCCGGGCTGCGGCTGGCTGCCGGAGGATTGGATGCCGGTTCCGGCCCTGCGCCGTGGCTTGCGGTCGCTGGCCCGCGCCGCCGATGCCCTGCTCGTCGATTATGGCGGTACCCGTGGCTCGCCTGCATTGTGCCGCCTGCTGCTCGGCCGCTTCGCCGAGGAGGGGATCGAGGCGTCGCCCGATCACCTGCTGCTGACCGGATCGGGAACGCAGTCGGCCGATCTGGTCTGCCGCCTGCTGCTGCGGCCGGGCGACACCGTGCTGATCGACGATCCCTGCTATTTCAATTTCCAGGCCCTGCTGCGGGTCCATCGGGTGCGGGTCGTCGGCGTGCCCTACACGCCGTCCGGTCCCGATCCGGCGGCCTTCGCCGCGGTGCTGGCGGCGGAGCGGCCACGCCTCTACCTGACCAATTCCGCCCTGCACAACCCGACCGGGGCCAGCCTGTCGCCGCAGACCGCGCACCGGGTCCTCAGCCTCGCGGCGGCCCATGACCTGATCATCGTCGAGGATGATATCTTCGCCGATTTCGAACCGGAGCCGTCGCCGTGCCTAGCCGTGCTCGACGGCTTTGACCGGGTGGTCCGCATCGGCAGCTTTTCCAAGACGCTGTCCGCCTCGGTCCGCTGCGGCTACATCGCGGCAAGGGCCGACTGGATCGAGGCGTTGCTTGATCTCCAGGTCGCCATCGGCTTCGGCGGGCCCAGTCCGCTGGCGGCCGAACTGATTGCCGGCGTGCTGGCGGAAGGGGCCTATCGCCGGCATATGGCCGGACTGCGCCACCGTCTGGAGCGGGCACGGCGGGAGACGGCGAACCGTCTGGCGCCGCTCGGGATCCAGCCCTGGCTGATGCCGCGGGGCGGCTTCTATCTCTGGTGCCGCCTGCCGGACGGGGTGGATTCCGCCGACCTCGCCCGTGCCGCCGTGGCGGAGGACATCGTGCTGGCGCCCGGCAACGTGTTCAGCCTGTCCCGCAGCGCCGGGAACTTCCTGCGCTTCAACGTGACGCAATCGGGCGATCCGCGTGTCATCGACCTGCTGCGCCGGTCGCTCCCGACCACGGCATAA
- a CDS encoding flagellar basal body rod protein FlgG codes for MDLSKIGFFQLAGTRLDYLAQRQKLIAENVVNANTPDYQARDLKSFDSLMDGIRPVEAARTSGLHLASSRSTAGFREEGKAALWESTPSGNAVSLEQEMIKGGETRDAFALTTSLFQRNVQMLRMAWKNG; via the coding sequence ATGGATTTGAGCAAAATCGGGTTCTTTCAGCTTGCCGGAACGCGCCTGGACTATCTGGCGCAGCGGCAGAAGCTGATCGCCGAGAATGTCGTGAACGCCAACACGCCCGACTACCAGGCGCGCGACCTGAAATCCTTCGACAGCCTGATGGACGGCATCCGCCCGGTGGAGGCCGCCCGCACCTCCGGCCTGCATCTGGCGAGCAGCCGCTCGACCGCCGGTTTCCGCGAGGAGGGCAAGGCCGCCCTGTGGGAATCGACGCCGTCGGGCAACGCGGTGTCGCTGGAGCAGGAGATGATCAAGGGCGGCGAGACCCGCGACGCCTTCGCGCTGACCACCAGCCTGTTCCAGCGCAATGTGCAGATGCTGCGCATGGCCTGGAAGAATGGTTAA
- a CDS encoding ABC transporter substrate-binding protein codes for MTRTLPKLRLALGMVAALTAGSALAQDAAIRGVVDDRGVTVQVPARPQRIAAVSYLGVDVALAVGVMPVATTYMTAGREPDYLLGLTAGMRKIGQRAKPNLELLAEAKPDLIVAMRRYTQGNAGQFDKIAPYLAYNMELYSESFKEVADLAALFGQPQRGGELNDAFSKRLEEYAAKAPKDRHPRFQIMWAGNTPFTFHTENMAAWIVTKLGGENIAGPMVQGGRFGLEMSLEAMLEKDPEVIFVYDSGPERPHQSNPIWNRLSAVKNGRVHYVGDEWVEPNGPIARELVLREAAHFLYPDRFPAIDVKAEAATLIPAAVQK; via the coding sequence ATGACCCGGACCCTGCCGAAACTCCGCCTCGCCCTGGGAATGGTCGCCGCCCTGACCGCCGGATCAGCGCTTGCGCAGGATGCCGCGATCCGCGGCGTGGTCGATGACCGCGGCGTCACCGTCCAGGTTCCCGCCAGGCCACAGCGCATCGCCGCGGTCTCCTATCTCGGCGTCGATGTGGCGCTGGCGGTCGGGGTGATGCCGGTCGCCACCACCTACATGACCGCCGGGCGCGAGCCGGATTATCTGCTGGGCCTGACCGCCGGCATGAGGAAGATCGGGCAGCGGGCCAAGCCCAATCTGGAACTGCTGGCCGAGGCCAAACCCGACCTGATCGTCGCCATGCGGCGCTACACCCAGGGCAACGCCGGCCAGTTCGACAAGATCGCCCCCTACCTCGCCTACAACATGGAGCTGTACAGCGAGAGCTTCAAAGAGGTGGCGGATCTCGCCGCCCTGTTCGGCCAGCCGCAGCGCGGCGGGGAGCTGAACGACGCCTTCAGCAAGCGTCTGGAGGAGTATGCAGCCAAGGCGCCGAAAGACAGGCATCCGCGCTTCCAGATCATGTGGGCGGGAAACACCCCCTTCACCTTCCACACCGAGAACATGGCCGCCTGGATCGTCACCAAGCTCGGCGGCGAGAACATCGCCGGCCCGATGGTCCAGGGCGGCCGCTTCGGGCTGGAGATGAGCCTGGAGGCCATGCTGGAAAAGGATCCGGAGGTGATCTTCGTGTATGATTCCGGCCCGGAACGCCCGCACCAGTCCAACCCGATCTGGAACCGCCTGTCGGCGGTGAAGAATGGCCGGGTCCATTATGTCGGCGACGAGTGGGTGGAGCCGAACGGCCCGATCGCCCGCGAGCTGGTTCTGCGCGAGGCCGCCCATTTCCTCTATCCCGACCGCTTCCCGGCCATCGACGTCAAGGCGGAGGCGGCGACGCTGATCCCCGCCGCCGTCCAGAAGTAA
- the flgC gene encoding flagellar basal body rod protein FlgC, with translation MMNDVLGATLKIAGAGLQAQSTRLRVVAENLANADSTATAKGGDPYRRKTVSFDSVMDRGVGAELVRVKQIGRDRSDFQLAYDPSHPAADDKGYVKKPNVQPLVEMMDMREAGRAFEASMNVIEQSRAMMTRVVDLLRS, from the coding sequence ATGATGAACGATGTCCTCGGCGCCACGCTGAAGATCGCCGGAGCCGGGCTTCAGGCGCAATCGACCCGCCTGCGGGTGGTGGCGGAAAACCTCGCCAATGCCGACAGCACCGCCACCGCCAAGGGTGGCGACCCCTACCGCCGCAAGACGGTGTCCTTCGACAGCGTGATGGACCGCGGCGTCGGGGCGGAGCTGGTGCGGGTCAAGCAGATCGGCCGCGACCGCAGCGACTTCCAGCTGGCCTACGACCCCTCCCACCCGGCGGCCGATGACAAGGGCTATGTCAAGAAGCCGAACGTCCAGCCACTGGTCGAGATGATGGACATGCGCGAGGCCGGCCGCGCCTTCGAGGCCAGCATGAACGTCATCGAACAATCCCGCGCGATGATGACCCGCGTCGTCGACCTGCTGCGCAGCTGA
- a CDS encoding transglycosylase, whose product MAAGGSQIGVWSTALYAAPKAPPQPARKALPAEAQCIAAILDAEKAAGISDHLLLAMGFTESGRRTEDRLFTAWPWTVNTEGQSHYFPTRDDAIAFVRETQARGVQSIDVGCLQVNLRWHPDAFPDLATAFDPVANARYAASFLSVLRRDHGSLETAIARYHSAQSERGEAYRQRVVGNLRWVAGALGYLETLAAGPGNAAPVWSAAERGRLSFLSGLFADGPARPLLPVGQN is encoded by the coding sequence ATGGCGGCCGGAGGTTCCCAGATCGGCGTCTGGAGCACGGCGCTCTACGCCGCCCCCAAGGCCCCGCCCCAGCCCGCGCGCAAGGCGTTGCCGGCGGAAGCGCAATGCATCGCCGCCATCCTCGACGCGGAGAAGGCGGCCGGCATCTCCGACCATCTGCTGCTGGCGATGGGCTTCACCGAATCCGGGCGGCGGACGGAGGACCGGCTGTTCACCGCCTGGCCCTGGACGGTCAACACCGAAGGGCAATCCCATTATTTCCCGACGCGCGACGACGCCATCGCCTTCGTGCGCGAGACCCAGGCGCGCGGCGTCCAGTCCATCGACGTCGGCTGTCTCCAGGTCAATCTGCGCTGGCACCCCGACGCCTTTCCCGACCTCGCCACCGCCTTCGATCCGGTCGCCAACGCCCGCTATGCCGCGTCCTTCCTGTCGGTCCTGCGGCGCGACCATGGATCGCTGGAGACCGCCATCGCCCGCTACCACTCCGCCCAGTCCGAGCGCGGCGAGGCCTATCGCCAGCGGGTGGTCGGCAACCTGCGCTGGGTCGCCGGCGCGCTCGGCTATCTGGAGACGCTGGCGGCGGGGCCGGGCAACGCCGCTCCGGTATGGAGTGCGGCGGAACGCGGGCGGCTGAGCTTCCTGTCCGGCCTGTTCGCCGACGGTCCGGCCCGGCCGCTGCTGCCGGTGGGGCAGAACTGA
- the fliI gene encoding flagellar protein export ATPase FliI yields MPALATLAAELDRLPTRQWRGEVRSAAGMTLEVDGLQRVLSVGDKCHAETLRGGRVLCETIGFRNGRSLLMAFDSLDGVAEGCAAVTDDSAFTLRPGQGWLGRVVNALGEPIDGKGPLANGEHPRALRQPPPAACARRRVGRRIDSGIRVIDGFVPLCRGQRLGVFAGSGVGKSTLLAMVARHAEADTIVIGLIGERGREVREFIQDDLGPEGLARSVVIVATSDEPPLMRRQAALLTMTVAEEMRDQGKHVLCLMDSVTRFAMAQREIGLAAGEPPTAKSYPPSVFAELPRLLERAGPGPEGVGEGDITAIFTVLVDGDDHDEPIADAVRGILDGHLVLDRGIAEQGRYPAVNLLRSVSRSLPGCHGVEENRIVGRTRALAATYDGMKEMIRLGAYKRGTDPETDAAIDLHPRLEEFLRQGKDDPSPSADSFTRLESLLAAIGDPA; encoded by the coding sequence ATGCCGGCACTCGCCACACTGGCGGCCGAACTCGACCGGCTGCCGACGCGCCAGTGGCGCGGGGAAGTCCGCTCCGCCGCCGGCATGACGCTGGAGGTGGACGGGCTGCAACGCGTGCTGTCGGTCGGCGACAAATGCCATGCGGAGACGCTGCGCGGCGGCCGCGTGCTGTGCGAGACCATCGGCTTCCGCAACGGCCGCTCGCTGCTGATGGCCTTCGACAGTCTCGACGGCGTGGCGGAGGGCTGCGCCGCCGTCACCGACGACAGCGCCTTCACGCTCAGGCCCGGTCAGGGCTGGCTCGGCCGGGTGGTGAACGCGCTGGGCGAGCCGATCGACGGCAAGGGTCCGTTGGCGAATGGCGAGCATCCACGGGCCTTGCGCCAGCCGCCGCCGGCCGCCTGCGCCCGGCGCCGGGTGGGCCGGCGGATCGACAGCGGCATCCGGGTGATCGACGGTTTCGTACCGCTCTGCCGCGGCCAGCGGCTGGGCGTCTTCGCCGGGTCGGGGGTCGGCAAATCGACCCTGCTGGCGATGGTCGCCCGCCATGCCGAGGCCGACACCATCGTCATCGGCCTGATCGGCGAGCGCGGGCGCGAAGTGCGCGAATTCATCCAGGACGATCTGGGACCGGAGGGGTTGGCGCGCTCCGTCGTCATCGTCGCCACCTCGGACGAGCCGCCGCTGATGCGCCGGCAGGCGGCGCTCCTCACCATGACGGTGGCCGAGGAGATGCGCGATCAGGGTAAACATGTCCTCTGCCTGATGGACAGCGTCACCCGCTTCGCCATGGCCCAGCGCGAGATCGGGCTGGCCGCCGGCGAGCCGCCGACCGCCAAGAGCTATCCGCCCAGCGTCTTCGCCGAGCTGCCCCGCCTGCTGGAGCGCGCCGGACCTGGTCCGGAAGGTGTTGGAGAGGGTGACATCACCGCCATCTTCACCGTCCTGGTCGATGGCGACGACCATGACGAACCGATCGCCGACGCGGTGCGCGGCATCCTCGACGGGCATCTGGTGCTCGACCGCGGGATCGCCGAGCAGGGGCGCTATCCCGCCGTCAACCTGCTGCGCAGCGTGTCGCGCAGCCTGCCCGGCTGCCATGGGGTGGAAGAGAACCGCATCGTCGGCCGCACCCGCGCGCTGGCCGCCACCTATGACGGCATGAAGGAGATGATCCGGCTCGGCGCCTACAAGCGCGGCACCGATCCGGAGACCGACGCCGCCATCGACCTGCACCCGCGGTTGGAGGAGTTCCTGCGCCAGGGCAAGGACGATCCCTCCCCCTCCGCCGACAGCTTCACGCGGCTGGAGTCGCTGCTCGCCGCCATCGGAGATCCTGCATGA
- a CDS encoding MATE family efflux transporter codes for MNTRLHPYRDIIALSAPIAGIQFAQVALTSTDLLMMGLLGVQAVAAGGLAMLLYNQLRTMSVGMVTGVGNLVAGAVGRGEKRSGVKDLDDDANAEVRALLRAALLVATLTATAAALLLALASRLLPLLGQTPEVAAQAQGIMLTLAPGLLPMLWLNVLRQFAVGMRRAGSLLRVTLVSIAVNALLNAVFIYGWLGLPRLGLAGVGLSTTLVQLWTFLVYLRTVGRDPLLGPLLALDAWRADRAAVRTIAGMGTPIALTYGSEAAITSIASLLMGSFGAVALAASNIVNQLAYIVYQVNIGLSQGSSILVSRAIGKGLGHEVAGIARRAMTVALSIMTAVGLLYALAPSAVLRPFLGGQADPAVIATATTLLWFAIAHQYFKGSQNVCVGLLRGLGNTRAGLTGTLIGYWLIGIPAMALCAYPLGLGGHGVWFGLCLGFGATSLLLWRRFLLDLRPLTGIATPPLVSKEAR; via the coding sequence ATGAATACCCGTCTGCATCCCTACCGGGACATCATCGCGCTCTCGGCCCCGATCGCCGGAATCCAATTCGCCCAGGTCGCCCTGACCAGCACCGACCTGCTGATGATGGGGCTTCTCGGGGTCCAGGCGGTGGCCGCCGGCGGGCTGGCCATGCTGCTCTACAACCAGTTGCGCACCATGTCCGTCGGCATGGTGACGGGCGTCGGCAACCTCGTCGCCGGTGCCGTCGGGCGCGGGGAGAAGCGGAGCGGCGTCAAGGACCTCGACGACGACGCGAATGCCGAGGTCCGCGCCCTGCTGCGCGCCGCCCTGCTGGTCGCCACCCTGACCGCGACGGCGGCGGCCCTGCTGCTGGCGCTGGCCAGCCGGTTGCTGCCACTGCTCGGCCAGACGCCGGAGGTCGCAGCCCAGGCGCAGGGCATCATGCTGACGCTGGCCCCCGGCCTGCTGCCGATGCTGTGGCTGAACGTGCTGCGGCAATTCGCGGTCGGCATGCGCCGGGCCGGATCGCTGCTGCGGGTGACGCTGGTCTCCATCGCGGTCAACGCCCTGCTGAACGCGGTGTTCATCTATGGCTGGCTGGGGCTGCCGCGGCTCGGACTGGCCGGCGTCGGCCTGTCCACCACGCTGGTACAGCTCTGGACCTTCCTGGTCTATCTGCGCACGGTCGGGCGGGATCCGCTGCTGGGTCCGCTGCTGGCGCTCGACGCCTGGCGGGCCGATCGGGCGGCGGTGAGGACCATCGCCGGGATGGGAACCCCGATCGCCCTGACCTATGGGTCGGAGGCCGCCATCACCTCGATCGCCAGCCTGTTGATGGGCAGCTTCGGCGCGGTGGCGCTCGCCGCCTCCAACATCGTCAACCAGCTGGCCTACATCGTCTATCAGGTCAACATCGGCCTGTCGCAGGGCTCCTCCATCCTGGTCAGCCGCGCCATCGGCAAGGGGTTGGGCCATGAAGTGGCCGGCATCGCCCGCCGCGCCATGACCGTCGCCCTGTCGATCATGACGGCGGTCGGGCTGCTCTACGCGCTGGCTCCCTCGGCCGTGCTGCGTCCCTTCCTCGGCGGGCAGGCCGATCCCGCCGTGATCGCCACCGCGACCACCCTGCTGTGGTTCGCCATCGCGCATCAATATTTCAAGGGATCGCAGAATGTCTGCGTCGGGCTGCTGCGCGGCCTGGGCAACACCAGGGCCGGTCTGACCGGCACGCTGATCGGATATTGGCTGATCGGCATTCCCGCCATGGCGCTGTGCGCCTATCCGCTGGGGCTGGGCGGCCATGGCGTCTGGTTCGGCCTCTGCCTCGGCTTCGGCGCCACCAGCCTGCTGCTGTGGCGGCGCTTTCTCCTCGACCTTCGCCCCCTGACGGGCATCGCGACCCCGCCCCTCGTTTCAAAGGAAGCACGCTGA
- the fliQ gene encoding flagellar biosynthesis protein FliQ, translating to MNQADVLEVLRGGIWTTLLVAAPPLIVAVVVGVGISLVQALTQVQEMTLTFVPKIVAILVVTVLALPFMYGALATYADRLSDLIVAID from the coding sequence ATGAACCAGGCCGATGTGCTGGAAGTGCTGCGCGGCGGCATCTGGACGACGCTGCTGGTCGCCGCCCCGCCGCTGATCGTCGCGGTGGTGGTGGGTGTCGGCATCTCGCTGGTGCAGGCGCTGACCCAGGTGCAGGAGATGACGCTGACCTTCGTGCCGAAGATCGTCGCGATCCTGGTGGTGACGGTGCTGGCGCTGCCCTTCATGTATGGCGCGCTCGCCACCTACGCCGACCGTCTCAGCGACCTGATCGTCGCCATCGACTGA
- a CDS encoding ABC transporter ATP-binding protein, whose amino-acid sequence MPVLCSDLSVVYGNRRALTDFRLSLRPGEIRGLIGPNGSGKSTALQSIAGLIRPTAGRVEIDGRPIHALPRRALARRLAYLPQQPAAPEDMTVGQLVRQGRFAHVGLFRRYAPEDEEAIGWALGSTGLTALADRGLRELSGGERQRAWIAAALAQQARVLLLDEPTSFLDIGHQVEVLDLVHRLSRERGVAIVMAIHDINQAMAVCDAISLLRQGTLMFDGPPAALAASGLIETVFRVRGRFIEVAGGGAPHFDVSLAQHRAHHHGAGPPTV is encoded by the coding sequence ATGCCGGTTCTCTGTTCCGACCTGTCCGTCGTCTATGGCAACCGCCGGGCGCTGACGGATTTCCGCCTGTCGCTGCGGCCCGGCGAGATCCGCGGCCTGATCGGACCGAACGGCTCGGGCAAAAGCACGGCGCTGCAAAGCATCGCCGGACTGATCCGCCCGACCGCCGGGCGGGTGGAGATCGATGGACGACCCATCCACGCCCTGCCCCGCCGCGCGCTGGCCCGGAGGCTGGCCTATCTGCCGCAGCAGCCCGCCGCACCGGAGGACATGACCGTCGGGCAACTGGTCCGCCAGGGCCGCTTCGCCCATGTCGGGCTGTTCCGCCGCTACGCCCCCGAGGATGAGGAGGCGATCGGCTGGGCGCTGGGCAGCACCGGCCTGACCGCGCTGGCGGATCGCGGCCTGCGCGAGCTGTCGGGCGGCGAGCGCCAGCGCGCCTGGATCGCGGCGGCGCTGGCCCAGCAGGCCCGGGTCCTGCTGCTGGACGAGCCGACCTCCTTCCTCGACATCGGCCATCAGGTCGAGGTGCTCGACCTCGTCCACCGGCTGAGCCGGGAGCGCGGCGTCGCCATCGTCATGGCGATCCACGACATCAATCAGGCGATGGCGGTGTGCGACGCGATTTCCCTGCTGCGGCAGGGGACGCTGATGTTCGACGGTCCGCCCGCGGCGCTCGCCGCCAGCGGTCTGATCGAAACAGTGTTCCGGGTGCGGGGGCGTTTCATCGAGGTCGCCGGCGGCGGCGCCCCGCATTTCGACGTGAGCCTCGCCCAGCACCGCGCCCACCATCACGGGGCCGGGCCCCCGACTGTTTGA